A region of Rhizobium indicum DNA encodes the following proteins:
- a CDS encoding DNA topoisomerase IB yields the protein MNAEAISDLGLVYVSDTEPGIRRRRKGKGFSYVMPDGTTLADELQRARIGALGLPPAYENVWICLHDNGHLQATGFDARGRKQYRYHKEWQSFRSAGKFHQLIEFGRALPRIRRTVLRHLDTGAEDVNGVLAALTTLLDEAHLRVGNQAYVRENGTYGATTLLKRHLKIVDGQIELKFRAKGGKRVQRSLKHPRLQKILEEIADLPGRQLFVWKDESGALKPIDSGRLNAYLAEISGIPISAKTFRTWAGSLAAFGAAREAILSGGRPTVKQMSEAAAEALHNTPAISRSSYIHPAIIALAGNDHPLIESGNEPLRGLRAEENRLLDFLTSEIEE from the coding sequence ATGAATGCCGAAGCCATCAGCGACCTTGGTCTCGTCTATGTCAGCGATACCGAACCAGGCATCCGCAGACGAAGGAAGGGTAAGGGTTTCAGCTATGTGATGCCCGACGGCACGACCCTTGCCGACGAATTGCAGCGGGCGCGCATCGGCGCGCTCGGTCTGCCGCCGGCCTATGAAAATGTCTGGATCTGCCTCCACGACAACGGCCATCTGCAGGCGACCGGCTTCGATGCGCGCGGGCGCAAGCAATACCGCTACCATAAGGAATGGCAGTCCTTCCGAAGCGCGGGTAAATTCCATCAGCTGATCGAGTTCGGCCGGGCCCTGCCTCGGATACGCCGCACCGTGCTGCGCCATCTCGACACCGGTGCGGAGGATGTCAACGGCGTGCTGGCGGCTTTAACGACGCTGCTCGACGAGGCGCACTTACGCGTCGGCAACCAGGCCTATGTCAGGGAGAACGGCACCTATGGCGCAACGACGCTGCTGAAGCGGCACCTGAAGATCGTCGACGGGCAGATCGAGCTGAAATTCCGCGCCAAGGGCGGCAAGCGTGTCCAGCGCAGTCTCAAGCATCCCAGGCTGCAGAAGATCCTGGAGGAGATAGCCGACCTGCCCGGCCGCCAGCTCTTCGTCTGGAAGGATGAAAGCGGGGCGCTGAAGCCGATCGATTCCGGCCGGTTGAACGCCTATCTGGCCGAGATATCTGGGATTCCCATTTCGGCGAAGACCTTCCGCACCTGGGCCGGATCGCTGGCGGCCTTCGGGGCGGCGCGCGAGGCGATCCTCAGTGGCGGCCGGCCGACGGTAAAGCAGATGTCGGAGGCTGCGGCCGAGGCGCTGCACAACACACCGGCGATCTCGCGCTCGAGCTATATCCATCCGGCGATCATCGCGCTCGCCGGCAACGATCATCCGCTGATCGAGAGCGGCAACGAGCCGCTGCGGGGCTTGCGGGCCGAGGAAAACAGGCTACTTGATTTCCTCACAAGCGAGATCGAAGAATGA
- the ligD gene encoding non-homologous end-joining DNA ligase: MSPRNPPTSDVSLTHPDRLYWPDEGVTKQALADYYAAVWPFMAPYVVNRPLALLRLPDGIKSHQRFFQKHAWKGMNPHIEEIADPQEADGEKLLRIGDFDGLVALVQSAVLEIHPWGTTADNWERPDMITMDLDPGEDVTWSAVITAALELKTRLEARGLAAFVKTSGGKGLHVVTPLAPKAGWAEVKDFAHSLAESMSSDAPEKYLATATKAKRGGHIYIDYLRNGRGNTAVAAYSTRARSGAPVSMPLDWSELNEVSGPAAFTLGNVPQRLETQPRDPWGNFFDAAVPLE; this comes from the coding sequence ATGAGCCCCAGAAATCCGCCGACATCGGACGTATCTTTGACGCATCCCGACCGGCTCTACTGGCCGGATGAGGGCGTGACCAAACAGGCGCTGGCGGATTACTACGCGGCGGTCTGGCCATTTATGGCGCCTTATGTCGTCAATCGGCCGCTGGCATTGCTGCGACTGCCGGACGGGATAAAAAGCCACCAGCGGTTTTTCCAGAAACATGCCTGGAAGGGGATGAATCCGCATATCGAGGAGATCGCCGATCCGCAGGAGGCGGACGGCGAAAAGCTGCTGCGCATCGGCGATTTCGACGGTCTCGTGGCGCTGGTGCAGTCGGCTGTGCTCGAAATTCATCCCTGGGGCACGACGGCCGACAATTGGGAAAGACCCGATATGATCACTATGGATCTCGATCCCGGCGAGGACGTGACCTGGAGCGCTGTCATAACCGCAGCGCTTGAATTGAAGACGCGGCTGGAAGCACGTGGCCTGGCGGCCTTCGTCAAGACGTCGGGCGGCAAGGGGCTGCATGTGGTCACGCCGCTTGCGCCGAAGGCCGGCTGGGCGGAGGTGAAGGATTTCGCCCATTCACTGGCCGAAAGCATGTCGTCCGACGCGCCGGAGAAATATCTGGCAACCGCGACGAAGGCAAAACGCGGTGGGCATATCTACATCGACTATCTCCGCAACGGCCGCGGCAACACGGCAGTCGCGGCCTATTCGACGCGGGCGCGATCGGGTGCGCCGGTTTCGATGCCGCTGGATTGGTCGGAATTGAACGAGGTGAGCGGTCCCGCCGCTTTCACGCTCGGAAACGTGCCGCAACGGTTGGAGACCCAGCCGAGAGACCCGTGGGGAAATTTCTTCGATGCGGCGGTGCCGCTCGAATGA
- a CDS encoding DUF4760 domain-containing protein: MSQPSSKRRVGLSFFHVSDAGWSLLSSIVTVVTFVGAVGGIFWAVFEYRESQETERTKYTLTLIETWETQGYRQAYGELRKFYTAFIETVPPADRRTAETSGHARDNLLQSFNRRIAQEPAHQEQVREVVYFFNRLGLCVSASLCSKETTAVFFNDTVQSFLDAYGPYIESSKETLPGRGATLVDLSRELNPAGRD, encoded by the coding sequence ATGAGCCAGCCATCATCCAAGCGGCGGGTCGGGCTCTCTTTCTTCCACGTTTCGGATGCCGGCTGGTCGCTTCTGAGCAGCATTGTCACCGTAGTGACCTTCGTCGGCGCGGTGGGGGGTATCTTTTGGGCGGTCTTCGAGTACCGCGAGAGCCAGGAGACCGAACGCACGAAATATACGCTCACTCTCATCGAGACATGGGAAACGCAGGGCTATCGGCAAGCCTATGGTGAACTTCGTAAGTTCTATACGGCGTTCATCGAGACGGTCCCGCCCGCCGACAGGAGGACGGCCGAGACGAGCGGACACGCTAGGGACAACCTTCTGCAGTCCTTTAACCGTCGGATCGCGCAGGAGCCCGCGCACCAGGAGCAGGTTAGGGAGGTCGTCTATTTCTTCAACCGGCTTGGTCTTTGCGTGAGCGCGTCGCTCTGCTCCAAGGAAACAACCGCGGTCTTCTTCAATGATACCGTGCAGTCTTTCCTAGATGCTTACGGCCCTTATATCGAAAGCAGCAAGGAAACTTTGCCAGGCCGGGGCGCGACACTTGTCGATCTCTCTCGGGAACTCAATCCCGCTGGTCGGGACTAG
- a CDS encoding glutathione S-transferase family protein yields MAYELYYWDGIQGRGEFVRLALEEAGADYIDITRQPGRGTGAMFDIMESESEPHIPFAPPFLKDGDLIVPHVANILFYLGPKLGLAPKDEGLRHVVNGLQLTVTDFVAEAHDTHHPIDMSLYYEDQKPEAKARSAAFIRDRIPKFLGYFERVLRQNPKGANHMVGDALTYVDLSLFQVIAGLTYAFPKAMTNSKAEYPALLALYDAVAKRPNIARYLASNRRLAFNEEGIFRHYPELDGAG; encoded by the coding sequence ATGGCATACGAACTTTATTATTGGGACGGCATTCAAGGCCGCGGCGAATTCGTGCGGCTGGCGTTGGAAGAAGCCGGCGCCGACTATATCGACATCACCCGGCAGCCCGGGCGCGGCACCGGCGCCATGTTCGACATTATGGAGAGCGAAAGCGAACCACACATTCCCTTTGCACCGCCCTTCCTGAAGGACGGTGACCTCATTGTCCCGCATGTCGCCAACATCCTGTTTTATCTCGGTCCGAAGCTCGGCCTTGCGCCTAAGGATGAAGGCCTTCGCCATGTCGTCAACGGCCTGCAACTGACCGTCACCGATTTCGTCGCCGAAGCGCACGATACGCACCACCCGATCGATATGTCGCTCTACTACGAGGATCAGAAGCCAGAGGCAAAAGCCCGCTCGGCCGCTTTCATTCGCGACCGCATTCCAAAATTCCTCGGCTATTTCGAGCGGGTGCTGCGGCAGAACCCGAAAGGCGCCAACCATATGGTCGGCGATGCGCTCACCTATGTCGACCTCTCGCTCTTCCAGGTGATCGCCGGTCTGACCTATGCCTTTCCGAAGGCCATGACGAACAGCAAAGCGGAATATCCCGCCCTGCTGGCGCTGTATGATGCGGTGGCGAAACGTCCGAACATCGCCCGCTATCTCGCCTCCAACCGCCGCCTCGCCTTCAACGAGGAAGGGATTTTCAGGCACTATCCTGAGCTCGACGGTGCGGGCTGA
- a CDS encoding SDR family NAD(P)-dependent oxidoreductase, with protein sequence MVELAQSLASIKLPDLSGKAVLITGASTGIGAALARAFAAQGAKVGVHYNASREPAEKLAEEIRAAGGTVHLIQGDVSREGETERVVEETAKTFGHLDGLINNAGGMLGRKPTSDYTDAHYAAVMDLNARSVLAATRAAHPWLKKQGGFIINTTSIAARNGGGNGAILYAASKGFVSTITRGHAKEFVADRIRVNAVAPGVIATPFHERYTNDEQMELQRKSIPMGFVGTSEDCVGAYLFLASPTLSGYITGQIIEVNGGQLMP encoded by the coding sequence ATGGTCGAACTTGCGCAATCGCTCGCATCCATCAAGCTGCCGGACCTGTCCGGCAAGGCCGTACTGATCACTGGCGCCTCGACCGGGATCGGCGCGGCGCTTGCCCGCGCCTTTGCCGCTCAAGGGGCCAAGGTCGGCGTGCATTACAATGCCAGCCGCGAACCGGCGGAGAAGCTTGCCGAGGAGATCCGGGCTGCCGGCGGCACGGTGCATCTGATCCAGGGTGACGTGTCGAGGGAAGGCGAGACCGAGCGTGTCGTCGAGGAGACGGCGAAGACCTTCGGTCATCTCGACGGGCTCATCAACAATGCCGGCGGCATGCTGGGGCGCAAGCCGACCTCGGACTATACCGACGCGCATTACGCCGCGGTCATGGACCTCAATGCCCGCTCGGTGCTGGCGGCAACGCGTGCGGCGCATCCCTGGCTGAAGAAGCAGGGTGGCTTCATTATCAACACCACCTCGATCGCCGCGCGCAATGGCGGCGGCAATGGTGCGATCCTCTATGCGGCATCAAAGGGCTTCGTCTCGACGATCACGCGTGGTCACGCCAAGGAATTCGTCGCCGACAGGATCCGCGTCAACGCGGTGGCACCGGGTGTCATCGCCACGCCGTTCCACGAGCGTTATACCAATGACGAGCAGATGGAGCTGCAGCGCAAGTCGATCCCGATGGGGTTTGTCGGCACGTCGGAAGATTGCGTCGGCGCCTATCTCTTCCTCGCCTCGCCGACGCTATCGGGTTACATCACCGGCCAGATCATCGAGGTCAATGGCGGCCAGCTGATGCCATAG
- the glgX gene encoding glycogen debranching protein GlgX — protein sequence MSFSFSELDFLKPELGAEYIGSGTHFAIFSAHAEQIELCLFSPDGKKEVARLPLPKREGDIWSGYIAGVGPGTVYGYRAHGPYDPAAGHRFNPNKLLLDPYAKQVTGELKWDDALFGYQIGEDDLSFDERDSAPFMVKGVVQDPDFDWAGEEAIRRPWPDTIIYEAHVRGLTMTHPKVPDRLRGTFLGMCSDPIIDHLVKLGISAIELLPIQYFLDDRYLLENNLSNYWGYQTLGFFAPQSRYMSGDKITEIKTMVKKFHAAGIEVIMDVVYNHTAEGSEKGPTLSFRGLDNASYYILSPDDPRHTFDTTGTGNTLNVANPMVMRMVLDSLRYWVGVMHIDGFRFDLASTLGRQDLEFDRQGGFFGAIRQDPMLSGVKLIAEPWDIGEGGYQVGGFPHPFREWNDKFRDDVRRFWKGDGGMVSEVAARVTGSALQFNHSDRGATSSINLLSAHDGFTLMDTVSFNDKHNEANGEDNRDGHSDNHSDNMGAEGATDNADINAARARRRRNMMATLMLSQGVPMILAGDELGNSQDGNNNAYCQDNEIGWTDWAGLDDPFLDFCRQAVAFRKAHPVLRQERFLTGETGEDGRIEIAWYRPDGGFMDDDAWNDDELRVLGVYLSKSANAPETETMDDLFLIFNAGGDCEFHVPEINGLTKWSRIADTGAERDAFKVRDQDNPVMVYAQSVAVFAPEGQTEPLKDMTKAGRRWWFQFGRRSK from the coding sequence ATGAGCTTTTCATTTTCGGAACTCGACTTCCTCAAGCCGGAACTCGGGGCGGAATATATTGGTTCGGGCACCCATTTCGCCATCTTTTCAGCCCATGCGGAACAGATCGAACTCTGCCTCTTCTCGCCTGATGGAAAGAAGGAGGTCGCCCGGCTGCCGCTGCCGAAGCGCGAAGGCGACATCTGGTCCGGCTATATTGCCGGCGTCGGACCGGGCACGGTCTACGGCTATCGCGCTCATGGTCCCTACGATCCTGCCGCCGGCCATCGCTTCAATCCGAACAAGCTGCTGCTCGATCCCTATGCCAAACAGGTGACGGGCGAGCTTAAATGGGACGACGCGCTGTTCGGTTATCAGATCGGCGAGGACGACCTTTCCTTCGACGAGCGCGACAGTGCGCCCTTCATGGTCAAGGGCGTGGTGCAGGACCCGGACTTCGATTGGGCGGGTGAAGAGGCGATCCGCCGCCCCTGGCCCGATACCATCATCTACGAGGCGCATGTGCGCGGCCTGACGATGACGCATCCAAAGGTGCCCGACCGGCTGCGCGGCACCTTTCTCGGCATGTGCAGCGATCCCATCATCGACCATCTCGTCAAGCTCGGCATCTCGGCGATCGAGCTGCTGCCGATCCAGTATTTCCTCGACGATCGTTATCTCCTGGAAAACAACCTCAGCAACTATTGGGGCTACCAGACGCTCGGCTTCTTTGCGCCGCAATCGCGCTACATGTCCGGCGACAAGATCACCGAAATCAAGACCATGGTGAAGAAGTTCCATGCCGCCGGCATCGAAGTCATCATGGATGTGGTCTATAACCACACCGCCGAAGGCAGTGAGAAGGGACCGACACTGTCCTTCCGCGGGCTCGACAATGCGAGCTATTACATTCTCTCCCCCGACGATCCGCGCCATACCTTCGACACGACGGGGACCGGCAACACGCTGAATGTCGCCAACCCGATGGTGATGCGCATGGTTCTCGACAGCCTGCGCTACTGGGTGGGCGTCATGCATATCGACGGTTTCCGCTTCGATCTCGCCAGCACGCTCGGGCGGCAGGATCTGGAATTCGACCGCCAGGGCGGCTTCTTCGGCGCCATAAGGCAGGATCCGATGCTATCGGGCGTCAAGCTGATCGCCGAGCCCTGGGATATCGGCGAGGGCGGTTATCAGGTCGGCGGCTTCCCGCATCCCTTCCGCGAGTGGAACGACAAGTTCCGCGACGACGTGCGCCGTTTCTGGAAGGGTGATGGCGGCATGGTGTCAGAGGTGGCGGCGCGCGTCACCGGCTCGGCGCTGCAGTTCAACCATTCCGACCGGGGAGCGACCTCCTCGATCAATCTTCTGTCGGCCCATGACGGCTTCACGCTGATGGACACGGTCTCCTTCAACGACAAGCACAACGAGGCGAACGGCGAGGACAACCGGGACGGCCATTCGGATAATCATTCCGACAATATGGGTGCCGAGGGTGCGACCGATAATGCCGATATCAACGCCGCGCGGGCACGGCGGCGCCGCAACATGATGGCGACGCTGATGCTCTCCCAGGGCGTGCCGATGATCCTGGCCGGCGACGAGCTCGGCAACAGCCAGGACGGCAACAATAACGCCTATTGCCAGGACAACGAAATCGGCTGGACCGATTGGGCAGGGCTCGACGATCCTTTCCTCGATTTCTGCCGGCAGGCAGTCGCCTTCCGCAAGGCCCATCCCGTTCTGCGGCAGGAGCGGTTCCTGACCGGCGAAACCGGCGAGGACGGCCGCATCGAGATCGCCTGGTACAGACCGGACGGCGGCTTCATGGATGACGATGCCTGGAACGATGATGAGCTGCGGGTGCTCGGCGTCTATCTCTCGAAGAGCGCGAATGCGCCCGAGACCGAGACGATGGATGACCTCTTCCTCATCTTCAATGCCGGCGGCGACTGCGAATTCCACGTGCCGGAGATAAATGGACTGACGAAATGGTCGCGGATTGCCGACACCGGGGCGGAGAGGGATGCTTTCAAGGTTCGCGATCAGGATAATCCGGTCATGGTCTATGCCCAGAGCGTGGCCGTCTTTGCGCCGGAGGGACAGACCGAGCCGCTGAAGGATATGACCAAGGCCGGGCGCCGGTGGTGGTTCCAGTTCGGCCGCAGGAGCAAGTAA
- a CDS encoding DUF3175 domain-containing protein — MAKSKKKWSQDVTEHSDAMDLKEGVFKSDDPKKIARSVKHSADESDRRKSSPYRAAMSMLTFYINRAGEQLTKKRRGTLEKAKDELRKDFGRQPKD, encoded by the coding sequence ATGGCCAAATCGAAGAAGAAATGGTCGCAGGACGTCACCGAGCACAGTGATGCGATGGACCTGAAGGAAGGCGTGTTCAAATCGGACGATCCGAAGAAGATTGCCCGCTCCGTCAAGCACTCTGCCGATGAGAGCGATCGCCGCAAGTCGAGCCCTTATCGCGCCGCCATGTCGATGCTGACCTTCTACATCAATCGCGCCGGCGAACAGCTGACGAAAAAGCGGCGTGGCACCCTTGAAAAGGCCAAGGACGAACTGCGAAAAGACTTCGGTCGTCAACCGAAAGATTGA